From a single Pirellulaceae bacterium genomic region:
- a CDS encoding peptidyl-prolyl cis-trans isomerase produces the protein MLVMKTNHGDIEIELFEKDAPISAQNFLEYAQSGFYDSTIFHRVIDGFMIQGGGFTEDMQQKETRPPIKNESSNGLQNKKYTLAMARTSVPDSASSQFFINTADNDFLDKARAQDRVGYAVFGHVVKGQAVVDAISQVKTGRSAGMSDVPVKAVIIESVQVQAD, from the coding sequence GTGCTCGTAATGAAGACGAATCATGGCGATATTGAAATCGAGTTGTTCGAGAAGGATGCTCCCATTTCGGCCCAGAATTTTCTGGAATACGCCCAATCTGGTTTTTACGACAGCACCATTTTTCATCGCGTCATTGACGGGTTCATGATTCAAGGTGGCGGCTTCACCGAAGATATGCAGCAAAAAGAGACACGGCCGCCGATCAAGAATGAATCTTCCAACGGGTTGCAAAACAAGAAGTACACCCTGGCAATGGCTCGGACCAGCGTACCTGACAGCGCGTCCAGTCAGTTTTTTATCAATACAGCTGACAACGATTTTTTAGATAAGGCTCGCGCTCAGGATCGAGTGGGGTACGCCGTATTTGGCCATGTGGTAAAAGGCCAAGCGGTGGTGGATGCCATCAGCCAGGTCAAGACCGGCCGATCAGCCGGTATGAGTGATGTACCCGTAAAAGCTGTAATTATTGAAAGCGTCCAAGTCCAAGCAGACTAA
- a CDS encoding GNAT family N-acetyltransferase: MNAEIVRAGIHDAALLASLGARWFTETFQGTCTDEDMREYVSDCYSVARVSQELADADDLYHLMRLNQHVVGYSRMKASSPPQRIQSDTRSIELKRLYFDRQWQGLGLAQQMMQHHFQLVASMGFRRIFLSVWEHNQRARAFYQKLGFRNTGIANSFPIGQTPQTDYWYVLDVQ, from the coding sequence GTGAATGCTGAGATAGTTCGCGCCGGTATCCATGACGCTGCTTTGTTGGCGAGCCTTGGTGCACGATGGTTCACCGAAACGTTTCAAGGGACATGTACCGACGAAGATATGCGCGAGTACGTCAGCGACTGTTACAGTGTCGCCAGAGTCTCCCAGGAGTTGGCAGACGCCGATGACCTGTATCATTTGATGCGATTAAATCAGCACGTTGTCGGGTACTCCAGAATGAAAGCCTCGTCGCCGCCCCAGCGAATCCAAAGCGATACGCGTTCGATCGAACTAAAGCGACTGTACTTTGATCGTCAGTGGCAAGGACTAGGACTAGCCCAGCAAATGATGCAGCACCATTTTCAGTTAGTAGCTTCCATGGGCTTCCGACGAATCTTCCTGAGCGTTTGGGAACATAACCAACGCGCACGGGCTTTTTACCAGAAACTAGGCTTCCGCAACACCGGAATTGCCAATTCATTTCCCATTGGTCAGACCCCGCAAACCGATTACTGGTATGTGCTGGACGTTCAATAA
- a CDS encoding sulfatase yields the protein MLLLCDHATQAAEPPVGASRQFLPNILWITSEDNGPHLGCYGDLYADTPHLDALAARSMKYDHAWSCAPVCAPARTTIITGMYPTSLGAQHMRSEVALPTDFKLLPQRLRELGYYCTNNSKTDYNLTVDSKEIWNQSSAQAHWRGRPAGRPFFAVFNFTISHESQLRTRPHNAIHDPQRVPLPSFHPDTPEVRQDWAQYYDRVTEMDREVGSILLQLDNDGLTDNTIVFYFSDHGSGMPRCKRWLYECGLRVPLIVHIPERLRALVPGEYQPGGTSQRLVSFVDLVPTLLSIAGQKPPAEFPGGAFLGKYSGAAPQYLYGFRDRMDERYDMSRAVRDANFSYIRNFQPHRPQGAYLEYMFQTPTTRVWQQYFDEGRLNEAQRQFWLTKPAEELYDLRNDPDQIHNLIAQPEHAETAKRLRDELMAWMIRSGDLGLLPEGEVLAKSGGKSPRELGLDHQRFPIEEILRVADQATRPEPGDMARLLQHRLSPHSACRYWLAHGLLLRTILAQDRAEALQAASSMAHDESPHVRSIANETLARFGTADDRRLAIVSLLRMADARNTNAMAAVEALGSLDWCRPTKDEVGHGLKGLPTSVWGLPKRYESYITRLVQRIDAASQFERSPK from the coding sequence CTGCTATTGTTGTGCGATCATGCGACTCAAGCGGCGGAGCCTCCCGTCGGCGCGAGCAGGCAGTTCCTGCCCAATATCTTGTGGATAACTTCGGAAGACAATGGGCCACATTTGGGGTGCTATGGCGATCTGTATGCAGACACACCACATTTAGACGCACTGGCTGCCCGCAGTATGAAATATGACCATGCATGGTCTTGTGCTCCGGTGTGCGCTCCGGCTCGAACAACCATTATCACCGGCATGTATCCTACCAGCCTTGGGGCTCAGCACATGCGTAGTGAAGTTGCATTGCCAACCGACTTCAAATTGTTGCCACAGCGGCTGCGCGAGTTGGGATACTACTGTACGAACAATAGTAAGACCGACTACAATTTGACTGTAGACTCTAAGGAAATTTGGAATCAGTCGAGCGCCCAAGCGCATTGGCGCGGGCGTCCTGCTGGACGGCCATTCTTCGCCGTATTCAATTTCACCATCAGCCATGAAAGCCAGCTCCGCACACGACCTCATAACGCGATCCACGATCCTCAACGCGTCCCGTTGCCCAGCTTTCATCCCGATACACCGGAGGTCCGTCAGGATTGGGCTCAATACTACGATCGAGTTACCGAAATGGATCGCGAAGTCGGCTCGATCCTGCTGCAATTAGATAACGATGGTTTGACCGACAACACGATTGTGTTTTACTTCAGCGATCATGGCAGCGGTATGCCGCGATGCAAACGCTGGTTGTACGAATGCGGATTGCGCGTGCCGCTCATTGTTCATATTCCTGAGCGTTTGAGAGCGTTGGTGCCTGGTGAATACCAACCTGGTGGAACCAGCCAACGACTGGTCAGCTTCGTCGATCTGGTGCCGACATTATTGAGCATAGCGGGACAGAAGCCACCCGCGGAATTTCCTGGAGGTGCCTTCTTAGGTAAGTACTCTGGAGCTGCCCCCCAGTACTTGTATGGATTTCGCGATCGCATGGACGAGCGTTACGACATGTCGCGCGCGGTTCGCGATGCCAATTTCAGTTATATCCGCAACTTTCAACCTCATCGACCGCAAGGCGCTTACCTGGAATACATGTTTCAAACGCCGACGACGCGCGTATGGCAGCAATACTTTGACGAAGGACGGCTGAACGAGGCTCAGCGCCAATTCTGGCTGACTAAACCAGCCGAGGAACTGTATGACCTGCGAAATGACCCTGACCAGATTCACAACTTGATCGCTCAGCCCGAGCATGCAGAAACTGCCAAGCGGCTCAGGGACGAATTGATGGCCTGGATGATTCGTTCTGGCGATCTAGGGCTGTTACCCGAAGGCGAGGTTTTAGCCAAGTCTGGCGGAAAGTCGCCGCGAGAATTGGGCTTAGACCATCAGCGATTCCCAATCGAGGAAATCTTGAGGGTTGCTGATCAGGCAACGCGACCAGAGCCGGGCGACATGGCAAGGCTATTACAGCATCGCCTGTCGCCGCACAGTGCTTGTCGTTACTGGTTGGCTCATGGATTGCTGCTGCGCACGATACTCGCGCAAGATCGGGCAGAGGCTCTCCAGGCTGCCAGCAGTATGGCGCACGACGAGTCGCCTCATGTGCGGTCTATTGCCAATGAAACACTGGCTCGATTTGGCACGGCTGACGATCGACGGCTTGCGATCGTTAGTCTCCTGAGAATGGCTGACGCGCGCAATACCAATGCTATGGCAGCCGTGGAAGCGCTGGGCAGCTTGGATTGGTGCCGCCCGACCAAAGATGAAGTTGGACATGGGCTGAAGGGACTGCCGACCTCTGTTTGGGGACTACCCAAGCGCTATGAATCCTATATTACCAGACTAGTTCAGCGCATCGACGCAGCCAGTCAATTTGAAAGAAGCCCGAAGTGA
- the chrA gene encoding chromate efflux transporter codes for MTANANLIPPGFPTFREALKFWLTLGLISFGGPAGQVAIMHRELVERRRWFSERHFLDSLNFCMLLPGPEAQQLATYLGWRLHGAKGGLAAGILFVAPSALILYALSWLYMAGGHMPWLAAIFRGLMAAVMAVVLEAVLRIGGRSLKSPTLWLMAVFSFIAIYVLNASFVLIILAAAAIGWIGRGMAPSQFPTGGSKRNATDESQAVSLLDSPRMSWRRTARVLGVGLTAWWGPVFLLTISLGWHSTPVQQALFFSRAALVTFGGAYAVLPYVAQQAVENHHWLSHQQMMSGLALAETTPGPLIMVLQFVGFVGGWQHPDGFSPAWGATIGAAITTWVTFAPCFLFIFLGGPLVQSIGRLPRAQAALTTITAAVVGVIMNLGLHFTEHALWPDNQQFDWPVALIAMGAFVALKRFQVGVIPVIVSCGTIGWIAWMAGV; via the coding sequence ATGACAGCCAACGCTAACTTGATCCCGCCCGGTTTTCCAACGTTTCGTGAGGCTCTAAAATTTTGGCTGACGCTGGGGCTGATAAGTTTCGGTGGTCCGGCTGGCCAAGTGGCGATTATGCATCGCGAGTTAGTCGAGCGGCGGCGATGGTTCAGCGAACGTCATTTCTTGGATAGCTTGAACTTCTGCATGTTGCTACCCGGGCCTGAAGCGCAACAATTGGCGACCTATCTTGGTTGGCGCTTACACGGTGCCAAAGGTGGGCTGGCCGCTGGCATCTTGTTCGTCGCACCGTCTGCACTGATCTTGTATGCGCTGAGCTGGCTGTACATGGCCGGAGGTCACATGCCTTGGTTGGCAGCGATCTTTCGGGGACTGATGGCGGCAGTCATGGCGGTTGTTTTAGAAGCTGTATTGCGCATCGGAGGACGTTCACTCAAGTCGCCAACGCTGTGGCTCATGGCCGTGTTTTCGTTCATCGCCATCTATGTTCTGAACGCGTCATTTGTGTTGATCATCTTGGCCGCAGCTGCGATTGGCTGGATTGGGCGCGGGATGGCTCCAAGTCAATTCCCGACTGGAGGCTCGAAGAGGAATGCTACCGACGAGTCCCAGGCAGTTTCTCTCCTTGACTCGCCCAGAATGTCATGGCGGCGAACGGCCCGAGTACTTGGCGTAGGTTTAACTGCTTGGTGGGGGCCGGTATTTTTACTGACCATCAGCCTGGGTTGGCACAGCACACCGGTGCAACAAGCCTTATTCTTCAGTCGTGCTGCGCTGGTGACTTTCGGAGGTGCGTATGCCGTGTTGCCGTACGTCGCGCAACAAGCGGTTGAGAATCATCATTGGCTAAGCCATCAGCAAATGATGTCGGGTCTGGCGCTGGCAGAAACCACGCCCGGTCCACTGATCATGGTCTTGCAGTTTGTGGGCTTTGTGGGCGGATGGCAGCATCCGGATGGTTTTAGCCCAGCTTGGGGAGCCACGATTGGGGCGGCGATTACCACTTGGGTCACATTCGCTCCCTGTTTTCTGTTTATTTTTCTGGGCGGGCCGTTGGTTCAGTCGATTGGACGTCTGCCGCGCGCACAAGCCGCACTGACCACCATCACAGCCGCTGTGGTGGGTGTGATCATGAACCTTGGCTTGCATTTCACCGAGCACGCGCTGTGGCCCGACAATCAGCAGTTCGACTGGCCAGTCGCCCTGATTGCCATGGGCGCTTTTGTTGCGCTCAAAAGATTCCAGGTGGGGGTGATCCCGGTAATCGTCAGCTGTGGGACAATCGGCTGGATCGCTTGGATGGCTGGCGTCTAA
- a CDS encoding S9 family peptidase, translating to MSLRCLRSLTISAGYIIILWQQNLATAQQPAPRNISDSQALRKVSDVTDQEDPYLWLEEVTGQAALDWVRQRNSVTQQKYETDHFHQLRDDLLAILDSDQRIPQVTKHGTYLYNFWRDNQHERGIWRRTTLEEYRQSQPKWELLLDLDQLAGSENENWVWHSATLLRPNYDRAIINLSRGGADATVSREFDLPSKSFVPDGFYRPEAKGGLDWINRDSVFVYTDFGAGSLTSSGYPRQAKLWRRDQPLAEAELVYEGLDGDMYISAVHDDTPGYERDFVSRTLAFYNNELYLRTDDRQLVKIEVPNSVIKTVFRDFLLLELREPWTVEGQNFQAGSLLVADLNEFLSGKRKFSILFQPTDNSSLASFACTRDYILLNILEDVKNRIYVLKPSGNQWQSSPLQGAPPMGTLEISPVDPVESNAYWMTASDFVTPNTLYYGDVDGLPEQLKQLPAQFDAANLQVTQHFVTSRDGTRVPYFMVADKQLALDGAHPTLLYGYGGFEISLTPLYNPAVGKAWCSGGGVFVVANIRGGGEYGPRWHQAALKQNRLRAYEDFAAVAQDLIQRGVTSSQRLGIQGGSNGGLLMGNMLANYPQLFSAVVCQVPLLDMRRYHLLLAGASWMAEYGNPDSPGEWEFIRTYSPYQQIRSDQNYPTVLFTTSTRDDRVHPGHARKMMALMETQGHKVWYYENIEGGHGGAANNKQRAYMQALAYMFLRDQLFPK from the coding sequence ATGTCGCTTCGATGCTTACGCTCGTTAACGATCAGTGCTGGCTACATTATCATCCTGTGGCAGCAAAATTTAGCAACGGCACAGCAGCCAGCTCCAAGGAACATTAGCGACAGTCAAGCGTTGCGCAAGGTATCCGATGTGACCGATCAAGAAGATCCGTATTTGTGGTTGGAGGAGGTGACGGGGCAAGCGGCACTGGATTGGGTGCGCCAGCGCAATTCGGTAACACAACAAAAATACGAAACTGACCATTTCCATCAACTCCGCGACGACCTGTTGGCCATTCTAGACTCGGATCAGCGCATCCCGCAGGTTACCAAGCATGGTACTTACCTTTATAACTTCTGGCGCGACAACCAGCACGAGCGCGGTATCTGGCGGCGCACTACGCTGGAAGAATACCGCCAATCGCAACCGAAGTGGGAGCTGCTGCTGGACCTGGACCAACTGGCCGGTAGCGAGAACGAGAACTGGGTGTGGCACAGTGCAACACTACTGCGCCCCAATTACGACCGAGCAATCATCAACCTGTCACGCGGAGGGGCCGATGCAACGGTCAGTCGCGAATTTGATTTGCCATCCAAATCTTTCGTACCCGACGGATTTTATCGGCCTGAGGCGAAAGGTGGCCTGGACTGGATCAATCGGGATAGCGTTTTCGTTTACACAGACTTCGGCGCTGGTTCATTAACTAGCTCAGGGTATCCTCGACAGGCAAAGCTGTGGCGGCGGGACCAACCACTGGCAGAAGCGGAATTGGTCTACGAAGGCTTAGATGGAGACATGTATATCTCTGCCGTGCACGATGACACTCCGGGATACGAGCGGGACTTTGTCAGCCGTACGCTCGCGTTCTACAACAACGAACTTTATTTGCGAACGGACGATCGGCAGCTCGTTAAGATTGAGGTTCCCAATTCGGTCATCAAAACAGTATTTCGCGACTTTCTGTTGTTGGAGCTGCGCGAGCCATGGACCGTGGAAGGCCAGAATTTTCAGGCCGGATCGTTGCTGGTTGCTGACTTGAATGAGTTCCTATCCGGCAAGCGAAAGTTTTCTATCCTCTTTCAGCCGACTGACAATAGTTCGCTGGCCAGTTTCGCGTGTACGCGCGACTACATTCTGCTGAACATACTCGAGGACGTGAAGAATCGCATCTATGTATTGAAACCCTCTGGCAATCAGTGGCAGTCGTCGCCACTGCAGGGTGCCCCACCAATGGGCACGCTTGAAATCAGCCCGGTAGATCCTGTCGAATCCAACGCATACTGGATGACCGCTAGCGATTTTGTTACCCCCAACACACTGTACTATGGCGACGTTGACGGATTACCGGAGCAGCTCAAGCAGCTGCCGGCGCAATTCGACGCAGCCAACTTGCAGGTGACTCAACATTTCGTCACTAGTCGCGACGGTACCCGTGTACCGTATTTCATGGTAGCGGACAAGCAGCTCGCTTTAGATGGTGCGCATCCGACGTTGTTGTACGGCTATGGTGGATTCGAAATATCTTTGACACCACTCTACAACCCGGCGGTAGGCAAAGCGTGGTGCAGTGGCGGTGGCGTGTTCGTTGTGGCCAACATTCGCGGCGGTGGCGAGTATGGTCCACGTTGGCACCAGGCCGCACTCAAACAGAATCGGCTGCGGGCCTACGAAGATTTTGCTGCGGTCGCTCAGGACTTAATTCAGCGGGGCGTAACCAGTTCGCAGCGATTGGGAATTCAAGGCGGCTCGAACGGCGGGTTGTTGATGGGAAATATGTTGGCCAACTACCCCCAGTTGTTTTCCGCCGTAGTTTGCCAAGTGCCACTGCTTGACATGCGGCGTTATCATTTGCTCTTGGCCGGGGCCAGTTGGATGGCTGAATACGGCAATCCCGATTCACCTGGCGAGTGGGAGTTTATTCGCACCTATTCGCCGTACCAACAAATTCGGTCCGACCAAAATTATCCCACAGTGCTGTTCACAACTTCAACGCGTGACGATCGTGTCCATCCCGGGCACGCGCGCAAGATGATGGCACTTATGGAAACGCAGGGGCACAAAGTATGGTACTATGAGAACATCGAAGGAGGGCACGGTGGGGCGGCCAACAACAAGCAACGCGCCTACATGCAAGCGTTGGCCTACATGTTTCTCCGCGATCAACTCTTTCCCAAGTAG
- a CDS encoding peptidylprolyl isomerase, translated as MLKTILTVLLLATCTAAVPSLTALAQGQAKPAEGASAKINDIPIVIKTSRGDIECVVFASKTPVTAANFLNLAKRGYYDGLKFHRVIPDFMIQGGDPQGNGTGGPGYSFADETRRDLLHDGPGVLSMANSDRGKQAYSNTGKTNGSQFFITHVKTDWLDGMHTVFGRVTKGQEVVNAVKQNDRIHSIAINGDVELLFESQKERLAEWNKVLDQSKK; from the coding sequence ATGTTGAAGACCATCTTGACTGTTTTGTTGCTCGCAACTTGCACTGCAGCGGTCCCCAGTCTGACCGCGTTGGCTCAGGGGCAGGCCAAGCCAGCCGAAGGAGCATCGGCTAAGATCAATGATATCCCCATTGTTATCAAGACATCTCGTGGTGACATTGAGTGCGTGGTATTTGCCTCCAAGACTCCGGTCACCGCTGCCAATTTCTTGAACTTAGCCAAACGTGGCTATTACGATGGCCTCAAATTCCATCGCGTCATTCCGGATTTTATGATTCAGGGAGGGGACCCGCAGGGTAATGGAACCGGCGGCCCCGGCTATAGTTTCGCTGATGAAACTCGTCGCGACTTGTTGCATGACGGTCCAGGCGTACTATCCATGGCCAATAGTGATCGCGGTAAACAGGCCTACTCGAATACTGGCAAGACCAATGGCTCGCAATTCTTCATCACGCACGTCAAGACCGATTGGCTGGACGGCATGCATACAGTGTTTGGCCGAGTCACCAAGGGACAAGAGGTAGTCAACGCCGTTAAGCAGAACGATAGAATCCATTCGATCGCCATTAATGGTGATGTCGAGCTGTTGTTCGAATCGCAGAAAGAACGCCTGGCCGAGTGGAATAAGGTACTCGACCAAAGCAAAAAGTAG
- the ykgO gene encoding type B 50S ribosomal protein L36 — MKVVSSIGSLKFRHPDCQVVRRRGRIYVICKSNPRYKVRQGGAKSKRTKR, encoded by the coding sequence ATGAAAGTCGTTTCGTCGATCGGTTCGCTGAAATTCCGTCACCCAGACTGCCAAGTGGTACGTCGCCGGGGTCGCATCTACGTGATTTGCAAGAGCAATCCTCGATACAAGGTCCGCCAAGGCGGAGCTAAAAGTAAGCGTACCAAGCGCTAG
- a CDS encoding UvrD-helicase domain-containing protein, translating to MSNNLNREQQQAVQTLSGPMLVLAGAGSGKTRVVTFRIANLIRSGIRPERILAVTFTNKAAKEMRHRVSQLSGPTRSPKSPQPPATPVVGTFHANCVQILRRHAKTLGYPDRFAIYDRNDQETLARDVLRQLRVHSGMMKPAEFLSIISRWKNAGIRWPQATQAASTDHEHVAASGYRRYQQAIKLAGAVDFDDLLLLTEELFQQHDDIRKLEAGRYDHVLVDEYQDTNQSQYAIIKHLAGQHRNLCVVGDDDQSIYGWRGAEVRHILNFANDWPDAKVIRLEANYRSSGAILDAANRLIAFNKQRHNKILRAFRGAGRPPRVMQFNNELEEAQRVAAEIAGILDTRQRQPGDFAILFRTNEQPRVFETELRKAKVPYSLVGSQSFFDRREIRDLLAYLRVVDNPEDEISLLRIINTPQRGIGTKTVEALLAGAVGEGQPMWRYLQTSSMCDELPIPAQQGLERIRGLVANFQNQFSTRSSMMADVLRELINNIDYLGFLDRTYTDPQEASARKDGVEELVNAVAEYESEHRSRSTLSGFLDEVALAGKEFGGSKDKQQPSNSVALMTYHSAKGLEFPLVYMVGMEEGILPHRRSLADNAEDVEEERRLCYVGITRAQDELTLSLALTRKKWGKQRETFASRFLYELTGQADNPNRLRAIQGARKEAARSH from the coding sequence ATGTCCAACAATCTGAACCGCGAACAACAACAAGCTGTACAAACGCTCAGTGGGCCGATGCTTGTTTTGGCGGGGGCTGGCTCGGGCAAGACGCGAGTCGTCACCTTCCGCATCGCCAATCTGATCCGTAGCGGCATTCGGCCAGAGCGGATTTTGGCGGTTACTTTTACCAACAAGGCCGCTAAAGAGATGCGGCATCGGGTATCGCAGTTGTCTGGTCCGACCCGCAGCCCCAAGTCGCCCCAGCCGCCTGCAACACCGGTAGTGGGCACTTTTCACGCAAACTGCGTACAAATCCTGCGCCGCCACGCTAAAACGCTGGGATACCCCGACCGTTTTGCAATCTATGATCGCAACGATCAAGAGACGTTGGCGCGCGACGTGTTGCGGCAGCTTCGCGTTCACAGCGGCATGATGAAGCCCGCTGAGTTTTTGTCTATCATCAGTCGCTGGAAGAACGCAGGAATTCGTTGGCCACAGGCCACACAGGCGGCTAGCACTGACCACGAGCATGTGGCTGCCAGCGGCTATCGACGCTACCAACAAGCTATCAAACTGGCTGGTGCAGTCGATTTCGATGACCTGTTGCTGCTGACCGAAGAGCTGTTCCAACAACACGATGATATCCGCAAGCTGGAAGCCGGGCGGTACGACCATGTTCTGGTAGACGAGTATCAAGACACGAACCAGTCGCAATACGCAATCATCAAACATCTGGCTGGCCAGCATCGCAATCTGTGTGTGGTGGGTGACGACGACCAGTCAATCTACGGCTGGCGCGGTGCCGAAGTGCGCCACATTCTCAATTTCGCCAATGACTGGCCAGACGCCAAGGTCATTCGCTTGGAAGCCAACTATCGCAGTAGCGGGGCTATCTTAGACGCGGCCAATCGCTTGATAGCCTTCAATAAACAGCGTCACAACAAAATCCTCCGCGCCTTTCGCGGCGCCGGTAGACCACCGCGCGTGATGCAATTCAACAATGAACTGGAAGAGGCTCAGCGCGTGGCTGCTGAGATTGCTGGTATCTTGGATACGCGCCAACGCCAGCCGGGCGACTTCGCCATCTTGTTCCGTACTAACGAGCAGCCGCGCGTATTCGAAACGGAACTTCGCAAAGCCAAAGTGCCCTATTCGCTGGTCGGCAGTCAGTCATTCTTCGATCGGCGCGAAATTCGCGATTTGTTGGCCTACCTGCGAGTCGTCGATAATCCTGAAGACGAAATATCGCTGCTGCGAATCATTAACACCCCGCAGCGCGGGATCGGCACTAAGACGGTCGAAGCGCTGTTGGCTGGCGCAGTCGGTGAAGGCCAGCCGATGTGGCGTTATCTTCAGACCAGCAGCATGTGCGATGAACTTCCGATTCCTGCCCAGCAGGGCCTAGAGCGTATTCGGGGACTCGTGGCCAACTTTCAGAATCAGTTTTCGACTCGATCCTCAATGATGGCCGATGTGTTGCGCGAGTTGATCAACAACATTGACTATCTGGGATTCCTGGACCGAACTTACACCGATCCGCAAGAGGCATCGGCTCGCAAGGACGGTGTAGAAGAGCTGGTCAACGCAGTCGCTGAATACGAATCTGAACACCGCTCGCGATCGACGTTGTCGGGTTTCTTAGACGAAGTTGCATTGGCTGGCAAAGAGTTTGGCGGCTCCAAGGACAAACAACAGCCCAGCAATTCGGTCGCGCTAATGACCTACCACAGCGCCAAGGGACTGGAATTCCCGCTCGTTTATATGGTGGGTATGGAAGAGGGAATTCTGCCTCACCGCCGTTCGCTGGCCGACAATGCTGAAGATGTCGAAGAAGAACGGCGATTGTGCTATGTCGGCATTACTCGCGCGCAAGATGAGCTCACGCTATCGCTGGCCTTGACTCGCAAGAAATGGGGCAAGCAACGGGAGACCTTTGCCAGCCGCTTCCTGTACGAATTGACAGGGCAAGCCGACAATCCTAACCGCCTGCGTGCCATCCAGGGTGCTCGCAAAGAGGCTGCCCGCAGCCACTGA
- a CDS encoding TldD/PmbA family protein has protein sequence MKDYRNLAADLVAALKKQGADACDVYVASSDGFNTTIRLGNIEKLQQSNSTGLGMRVFKNQAMAMTYTTDFQDKTLQQLVDETLQIVKVSSADEFNGLAPSELLGLYSGELRLFDPHLANVTPEQKIAMVREMEEAGRAYDPRITNSNGASWSNSISQITLANSDGFVGQYQTTIASLSVALLAEQDGVKQRDYWYTFHRYFDKLDSPSSVGVEAARRTVARLGGKKAKSQSVPVVLDPDVSSTLLGMIFGAASGDSVYRRASYLIDKVGQQIVAPSITIVDDATLADGLASRPFDGEGVRSSRVTVIENGVLQTYVCDAYSARRLQAPVTGNAGRGYSSSPSVSSSNLFLQNGTVEPHEIIQAVDHGLYLTEMFGSGVNAVTGDFSQGASGFWIEKGKIAYPVQEITIAGNVLKVLSGVQAIGNDLSFKRGSTAAPTLLINEMTVGGE, from the coding sequence ATGAAAGATTATCGCAATTTAGCCGCCGATCTGGTCGCTGCCCTGAAGAAGCAAGGTGCCGATGCCTGCGATGTTTACGTTGCTTCGTCGGACGGATTCAACACTACGATTCGCTTGGGAAACATCGAGAAACTACAACAGTCTAATTCCACCGGCCTCGGGATGCGCGTGTTTAAAAATCAGGCCATGGCCATGACCTACACCACCGACTTCCAGGATAAAACCCTGCAACAATTGGTGGATGAGACACTGCAGATCGTCAAAGTTTCCAGCGCGGATGAATTCAATGGCCTGGCACCCAGTGAATTGCTGGGGCTGTACTCAGGTGAGCTGAGGTTGTTTGATCCACACCTAGCCAACGTGACTCCTGAGCAAAAAATCGCCATGGTCCGCGAGATGGAAGAGGCCGGTCGCGCGTACGATCCGCGCATCACTAATTCGAACGGTGCCAGTTGGTCCAATTCAATCAGCCAAATCACGCTGGCCAATTCTGACGGTTTTGTCGGACAGTATCAGACGACTATCGCCAGCCTGTCGGTGGCCCTGTTGGCTGAGCAAGACGGCGTTAAGCAGCGCGACTATTGGTATACCTTCCATCGCTACTTTGACAAACTAGATTCGCCATCATCCGTTGGAGTCGAAGCTGCGCGGCGCACCGTTGCCCGATTGGGTGGCAAGAAAGCCAAATCACAGTCGGTGCCTGTGGTGTTGGACCCAGATGTCTCCAGCACGCTGCTGGGAATGATTTTTGGAGCTGCCTCGGGTGACAGCGTCTATCGCCGCGCATCGTATTTGATCGACAAGGTGGGCCAGCAAATAGTCGCCCCCAGCATTACCATCGTCGACGATGCAACCTTGGCAGACGGGTTGGCTTCGCGACCGTTTGATGGTGAGGGCGTGCGCTCTTCGCGAGTGACGGTGATCGAAAATGGCGTGTTGCAAACCTATGTGTGCGATGCCTATTCCGCGAGGCGGCTTCAGGCCCCTGTCACTGGCAATGCCGGCCGTGGCTATTCGTCCAGCCCCAGCGTTTCATCCAGTAATCTGTTTCTGCAAAATGGCACGGTCGAACCGCACGAAATAATCCAAGCGGTCGACCACGGACTGTACTTGACCGAAATGTTCGGCTCGGGCGTTAACGCAGTCACGGGGGACTTCTCGCAAGGTGCCAGCGGATTCTGGATCGAAAAAGGCAAAATTGCCTATCCGGTTCAAGAGATCACCATCGCTGGCAATGTCCTGAAGGTGTTGAGTGGCGTCCAGGCCATCGGCAATGACCTGTCATTTAAACGCGGTAGTACGGCTGCACCGACCTTGCTGATCAACGAAATGACGGTCGGTGGAGAATAA